From Deltaproteobacteria bacterium:
TCTCCTTTGGATGCCGGGGTTTCAGGTTATGTCGGCCATGAACCGCCAAGGAGCTGTCCCTGCTGTTTGTCCAGCTCGGTCTGAAGCCAGGCGGCCTTGGCCACCAGTTCCGCATGGGACATGCCGTCCACTGACGCGTCCGGAAGCACATGTCCCGTTCGGTAGTCCAAAAGATTTTTTCTCTCAACCGGATCCGTGTTCAGGCAGTAGAGCTCCCATTCATCTGACTTCACTCCGTTCGGATCCGCGTAGCGGGCAATCTTCCAGTCTCCGGTGCATAGAGCGGCCACGTTGTTCGGTTGAAGCACCGGGCCTTCTTCTTCCACATACCCCTCGGCCTTGGCTTTCTTCACGTTGTCCAGAAACATATCGTATTTTTCCTGGGTTTCCGGATCGGGATCAGGGCCGATTTCGGTAATTGCATCGCTGGTGGCAAAGAGGACCCCGGGCCTCGGGCTCCCGTCCGGGCCGCAAATCGGCTCACTTGTCTCGCCCTTGATATGGGCGGACAGATCGGCACCCACAAAGGGCTGCACGACCCGGCCGAGGATTTTTTCCAGGCCCAGGCGGATGCTCGTCTGATCGAACCCGGCCAGACCGAGGACCGTGGGCGCGAAATCAATGGAACTCGTGGGCTGGACGATATCGCGCATGGAACCGGCCTCGGGATTGACCAGGGGCGAGGACACGACCATGGGCACGTGGATGGCCTCCTCGTAGGCGTTGTGCCACTTCTGAATCATGCCTCCGTGGGCTCCGCCCATCTCTCCGTGGTCGGAGAGAAAAATGATGATCGTATTGCCGGTCAGTCCATTCTCGTCCAGGGTCTGAAGCATCTTTCTCAGTTGGAGATCGGCCAGGTACATGCAGTAGAAATAGAACTGATCGAAGGCCAGGGACCAGTCCCGGGCCTCGTCCCCCTGCATTTGAAAAGGATAGGGCGAAGGCAGCTTGTTGTAGTTGTACACAGCATCGAAGGCCAGGCCGTATTTGAGGGAATAGTCCTTCTGACAACGGGGCTTGTCGGCCAGGGTTTCATCGTAGGTCGAGGGCAGGGTGCAGTTGTCTTGGGGGAATCCGTCCGGGTTCAGGGGCACAGTGAGCGAGTCGGGATTGGGGAGACTGGCCTGCCCTTGGATGGGATTGGGCGGCGGCGGCGGATACTTGGTCCAGGGAACCACGCCCTGATCCTGGGGCTTCTGCCAGGACACCGGCCAAGCCCCCACGTCATGAGGATTGACCAGGGAGCCCACGGCAAACCACGGACGGCTCGAGGTTTTGCCCTCGCCGCCCAGGAACTCCTCCACGCTCTCCACGAAGCCCACGTCACGATACACTCCCAGATTGTAGGGATCCGATCCATGGGGCTCGGGGGAGGATTTCTCCCAGTCGGCAAAGCCCCAGGGCTCCAGATAGTCCGGGGCCTTGGGGTCGGAGACATGCCATTTGCCGAAATAATGGGTGGAATACCCGCAAGCGCGCATCCAGTCGCCAATGGTCGGCGGTCCTTCCGGATCCAGCCAATTCACGGTTTCAGCCGATTTGAACAGGCCGTCGGTCTGGGTCACCCCGGTGGTGTAGGACCCGGTCATGATGCAGGTCCGACTGGGCACGCAGGCCGAGGAGGCCGTGTAGTGGGTCCGCATGATGACCGCGTTCTGCCGCAGGCGCATGAAGCCGGGAAAGAAATTGGTGTAGGGGTTGCCCGCGGACAAGGGCCGAAAGCCCAGAATCTCCTTCATGCCGTCAAGCAGGCCCTCGTTGGGCTTGTAGCCCGCAGGGGGCATCTGCTGCTGGTCGGTCATGAGGAGCAGGATGTTGGGCCGGGACGTGTCGTCGCTGCTTCCCGTGCAGCCCGTGGTCGTGGCCATGCCGGCCATCATGGCCACGGCCGAGATCTGGGCCGATTTTTCGATGAACTCGCGTCTGGTCAGCTTCATTGGATCACTCCTTATTTCTTGCCGTGGACGAGGTCGAGGAGGTGTTTGATGCGCTCAGCCCAATA
This genomic window contains:
- a CDS encoding DUF229 domain-containing protein codes for the protein MKLTRREFIEKSAQISAVAMMAGMATTTGCTGSSDDTSRPNILLLMTDQQQMPPAGYKPNEGLLDGMKEILGFRPLSAGNPYTNFFPGFMRLRQNAVIMRTHYTASSACVPSRTCIMTGSYTTGVTQTDGLFKSAETVNWLDPEGPPTIGDWMRACGYSTHYFGKWHVSDPKAPDYLEPWGFADWEKSSPEPHGSDPYNLGVYRDVGFVESVEEFLGGEGKTSSRPWFAVGSLVNPHDVGAWPVSWQKPQDQGVVPWTKYPPPPPNPIQGQASLPNPDSLTVPLNPDGFPQDNCTLPSTYDETLADKPRCQKDYSLKYGLAFDAVYNYNKLPSPYPFQMQGDEARDWSLAFDQFYFYCMYLADLQLRKMLQTLDENGLTGNTIIIFLSDHGEMGGAHGGMIQKWHNAYEEAIHVPMVVSSPLVNPEAGSMRDIVQPTSSIDFAPTVLGLAGFDQTSIRLGLEKILGRVVQPFVGADLSAHIKGETSEPICGPDGSPRPGVLFATSDAITEIGPDPDPETQEKYDMFLDNVKKAKAEGYVEEEGPVLQPNNVAALCTGDWKIARYADPNGVKSDEWELYCLNTDPVERKNLLDYRTGHVLPDASVDGMSHAELVAKAAWLQTELDKQQGQLLGGSWPT